In Bacteriovorax stolpii, a single genomic region encodes these proteins:
- a CDS encoding branched-chain amino acid ABC transporter permease, with the protein MSQNTIYFLWDCLQYLINGIAQGSLYAIVALGYTMVYGIIRLVNFAHGEFLMLGAFCGYFALKMNLPMPVAIIASMLGAGIVALIVERAIYRPIRNEGRIPALITAIGASLFFQYTGQLVFGADPKTVPPVFTEVIYNFGEISVSNIQIFIFALTLSILAFLWWLTHFTKIGVAMRATSFNLKAAELMGINTNRIIAFTFFLGATLAGLAGILMGYTMSVEPMMGMSLGLKAFVAAVVGGIGVIPGAALGGYILGIAENMVAGLYKSSFRDGVSFFILIIILIIRPGGILGKNVKEKV; encoded by the coding sequence ATGAGTCAGAATACAATCTATTTTCTTTGGGATTGTCTTCAATACTTAATCAATGGTATTGCCCAGGGCTCGCTCTATGCGATCGTGGCCCTGGGTTACACCATGGTTTATGGGATCATCCGTTTAGTTAACTTTGCCCACGGCGAGTTTTTAATGCTCGGGGCATTCTGCGGTTACTTCGCTTTAAAGATGAACCTGCCGATGCCTGTAGCGATTATCGCCTCCATGCTTGGAGCGGGAATCGTTGCTCTAATCGTCGAGCGCGCCATTTACAGGCCCATTAGAAATGAAGGAAGAATCCCGGCGCTGATCACTGCGATTGGAGCTTCACTTTTTTTCCAGTACACTGGCCAGCTGGTTTTTGGTGCTGATCCAAAAACAGTTCCTCCGGTTTTTACGGAAGTGATTTACAACTTCGGTGAAATCAGTGTTTCAAACATTCAGATTTTTATTTTTGCTCTCACACTCTCAATCTTAGCTTTCCTATGGTGGCTTACCCACTTCACAAAAATCGGAGTGGCCATGAGAGCGACTTCCTTCAACTTGAAGGCCGCTGAACTCATGGGAATTAACACCAATAGAATTATCGCATTTACTTTCTTTCTGGGAGCAACCCTTGCGGGTCTTGCCGGAATCCTCATGGGCTACACGATGTCTGTAGAGCCTATGATGGGAATGAGTTTAGGTCTTAAGGCCTTCGTTGCTGCCGTTGTCGGCGGGATCGGAGTGATTCCTGGCGCCGCCTTAGGCGGATACATTTTAGGTATCGCTGAAAATATGGTGGCCGGGTTATATAAATCGAGCTTCAGAGATGGAGTGTCGTTTTTTATTCTCATTATCATCCTGATCATTAGACCTGGGGGAATCCTGGGGAAAAACGTGAAGGAAAAGGTTTAG
- a CDS encoding branched-chain amino acid ABC transporter permease — MDYYLQILTLVGIFITLTLSLNLINGYCGQFSLGHAGFWGVGAYASAVYGVYFALPLHPALNMVISMGVGFSAAALCGLLIGVPCLRLKGDYLAIATIGFSEILRIIIMNTESIGGPRGFTNIPKWTNGFWVWGIAVVVTIFMLNLKKSAFGRAIISIREDEIAAETMGINLFRFKLFSFIIGAGIAGIAGSLVAHDQQFLHPNNFNFMWSVCILVMVILGGQGSVTGSIVGAVILTLLPEVLKFIGSDISTWRMSIYSALMIILMLTRPQGIFGPHEFSFKRGKLTKGAA, encoded by the coding sequence ATGGATTATTACTTACAGATTTTGACCCTGGTAGGGATTTTCATTACGCTGACATTGAGCCTTAACTTGATCAACGGTTACTGCGGCCAGTTCTCACTGGGACACGCAGGTTTCTGGGGCGTAGGTGCTTATGCCAGTGCTGTCTACGGCGTTTATTTCGCTCTTCCTCTTCACCCTGCTCTTAATATGGTTATCAGCATGGGTGTGGGTTTTTCGGCCGCTGCCCTTTGTGGACTCTTAATTGGAGTGCCATGCCTGCGTTTAAAAGGCGACTACCTCGCTATCGCCACTATTGGTTTTAGTGAAATCCTGCGTATTATTATCATGAACACAGAAAGCATTGGCGGGCCTCGCGGTTTTACCAACATTCCTAAATGGACTAATGGTTTTTGGGTTTGGGGTATCGCAGTTGTCGTCACTATCTTTATGTTGAACTTAAAAAAATCGGCCTTCGGTCGCGCGATTATTTCTATCCGCGAAGATGAGATTGCCGCTGAAACGATGGGGATTAACCTTTTTCGTTTCAAACTTTTCTCTTTCATTATCGGCGCCGGCATTGCGGGGATCGCCGGAAGTTTAGTCGCTCACGATCAACAATTCCTTCACCCAAACAACTTCAACTTTATGTGGAGTGTTTGTATTTTAGTTATGGTGATTTTAGGTGGACAAGGATCAGTGACTGGTTCAATCGTTGGGGCCGTTATCCTGACACTTCTTCCAGAAGTTCTAAAATTCATCGGTTCAGACATCTCGACATGGAGAATGTCGATTTACTCTGCACTAATGATCATCCTGATGCTCACGCGTCCTCAGGGAATCTTTGGGCCACATGAGTTTTCTTTTAAAAGAGGAAAACTAACTAAAGGAGCGGCCTAA
- a CDS encoding exo-beta-N-acetylmuramidase NamZ family protein — protein sequence MTKVVTGLERLVNEKSLQDSIKGNIGYLCHSASIDSHFNTGVILLQKLFGSRLTKLFGPQHGFVTDVQDNMMETAHYVHPYFKIPVYSLYSETRIPTDEMLKGLDTLIIDLQDVGTRVYTYISTLSLIMEKCAGRDIKLVVLDRPNPVGGEMIEGTVLQPGYESFVGRYPIPQRHSLTMGEVGMFGKNVLKTDCNLEVVKMTNWKRNMYWIDTGLPWVLPSPNLPTMEGAITFAGTVLFEGTNVSEGRGTTRALEIAGYPGIEAFSFCERVMKRFHEEGLTEGFNLRPIIFLPTFQKHQGQNCGGIHIHPTVNAKFKSWSVSQMLCREFKRELGDKFEFHSKPYEYEFHKLAIDLINGTDTIRHWVNNLGSYSELQKLEVVGHEKFLNQREGILLY from the coding sequence ATGACAAAAGTTGTGACTGGTCTTGAGCGATTAGTGAATGAAAAATCTCTTCAAGATAGCATCAAAGGAAATATCGGTTATCTCTGCCATAGCGCCTCGATTGACTCTCATTTCAACACAGGGGTTATTCTCCTGCAAAAACTTTTTGGGTCTCGACTGACAAAACTTTTTGGGCCTCAACACGGATTTGTGACTGACGTTCAAGACAACATGATGGAGACAGCTCACTACGTTCACCCGTATTTTAAAATTCCGGTGTACTCACTTTACTCTGAAACAAGAATCCCGACTGACGAAATGTTAAAAGGTCTCGATACATTAATTATCGACCTGCAAGACGTTGGGACGCGCGTTTACACTTACATCTCAACGCTTTCACTTATTATGGAAAAATGCGCTGGACGCGACATCAAGCTTGTCGTTTTAGACCGCCCCAATCCAGTGGGTGGAGAAATGATTGAAGGAACCGTTCTTCAACCAGGATATGAGTCATTCGTAGGACGCTACCCTATTCCTCAACGCCACTCGCTGACGATGGGAGAAGTGGGAATGTTTGGGAAAAATGTTTTAAAGACAGACTGCAATCTGGAAGTCGTCAAGATGACTAATTGGAAAAGAAATATGTATTGGATAGACACAGGTCTGCCATGGGTTCTTCCTTCTCCAAACCTTCCGACAATGGAAGGGGCCATCACTTTTGCCGGAACTGTTCTTTTTGAAGGGACAAACGTTTCTGAAGGAAGAGGAACAACCAGAGCGCTTGAGATCGCCGGATACCCGGGAATTGAAGCCTTTTCATTCTGCGAGCGAGTGATGAAGCGCTTTCATGAAGAAGGGCTAACAGAAGGCTTTAACCTACGCCCTATTATCTTTCTGCCAACATTCCAAAAACATCAAGGCCAAAACTGCGGCGGGATTCATATCCATCCGACAGTGAATGCAAAATTTAAGTCGTGGAGTGTTTCACAAATGCTTTGCCGCGAATTTAAACGCGAGTTGGGAGATAAGTTTGAATTCCACAGCAAGCCGTATGAATATGAGTTTCATAAACTAGCAATCGATCTTATCAATGGTACAGACACAATCAGACACTGGGTCAACAACCTGGGATCTTATTCTGAACTACAAAAGCTTGAGGTGGTCGGGCACGAGAAATTCTTAAATCAAAGAGAAGGAATTCTTCTTTACTAG
- a CDS encoding dihydrofolate reductase, with product MHVSMVVAHGPKGEIGLGNKLLWHIPEDLKNFKKLTVGKMIVMGRKTYESIGRPLPDRANVVITRDTTFKPDGVIVIHDPMMAFDLALEAESDLEVDDFEMVVIGGGEIFNFFLPYTQKIYLSEVPYEGPADAFFPPVDYKEWEVLKKEEFKDFTFKILDRI from the coding sequence ATGCATGTTTCTATGGTAGTGGCCCATGGGCCAAAAGGTGAGATTGGATTAGGCAATAAACTTCTGTGGCATATCCCGGAAGACCTGAAGAATTTCAAAAAACTCACTGTTGGAAAAATGATTGTGATGGGAAGAAAGACTTACGAGTCGATCGGGCGTCCATTACCAGATAGAGCAAATGTGGTTATTACCCGCGATACAACTTTTAAACCAGATGGGGTCATTGTTATTCATGACCCCATGATGGCCTTTGACCTTGCCCTTGAAGCTGAGTCAGACCTGGAAGTCGATGACTTCGAAATGGTAGTGATCGGTGGAGGGGAGATCTTTAATTTCTTCCTGCCATACACGCAGAAAATTTATCTTTCAGAAGTTCCTTATGAAGGGCCAGCCGATGCGTTTTTCCCTCCGGTAGATTACAAGGAGTGGGAAGTTCTAAAAAAAGAAGAATTCAAGGATTTTACTTTCAAGATTTTAGATCGCATCTAG
- a CDS encoding thymidylate synthase has protein sequence MKQYHDLMEHVLKHGHKKEDRTGTGTLSVFGYQCRYNLAEGFPLVTTKKLHLKSIIHELLWFLQGETNIKYLKDNGVTIWDEWADEDGNLGPVYGSQWRSWKGANGETVDQITSVINQIKKNPDSRRLIVSAWNVAEIEKMALPPCHAFFQFYVADGRLSCQLYQRSADIFLGVPFNIASYALLTMMIAQVTGLQLGDFVHTMGDAHLYSNHIEQAKLQLSRDFRMLPKMTINPDIKNIFDFKFEDFKLEGYDPHPTIKAPIAV, from the coding sequence ATGAAACAGTACCACGATTTGATGGAGCATGTTCTTAAGCACGGACACAAAAAAGAAGACCGCACAGGAACGGGAACACTTTCAGTTTTCGGATACCAATGCCGTTATAACCTGGCCGAAGGATTTCCTTTAGTCACAACAAAAAAGCTGCACTTAAAATCAATCATTCACGAGCTATTATGGTTTCTTCAAGGTGAAACCAATATTAAGTACCTAAAAGACAATGGTGTGACGATTTGGGATGAATGGGCCGATGAAGATGGAAACTTGGGGCCTGTTTATGGGTCTCAGTGGAGGTCTTGGAAAGGAGCTAACGGAGAAACCGTAGACCAAATCACATCGGTGATTAACCAAATTAAAAAGAATCCGGATTCAAGACGTCTTATCGTTTCAGCTTGGAACGTGGCCGAAATTGAAAAGATGGCCCTTCCTCCGTGCCATGCCTTCTTTCAATTCTACGTTGCCGATGGACGCTTATCTTGTCAGCTATACCAAAGATCAGCTGACATTTTTTTAGGTGTTCCTTTTAACATCGCTTCATACGCACTTTTAACGATGATGATTGCTCAGGTGACAGGCCTTCAGCTTGGTGACTTCGTTCACACAATGGGAGACGCTCACTTGTACTCAAATCACATTGAGCAGGCAAAACTTCAGCTCTCTCGCGATTTTAGAATGCTGCCGAAGATGACGATCAATCCTGATATTAAAAATATTTTTGATTTCAAATTTGAGGACTTTAAACTTGAAGGATACGATCCGCATCCAACAATTAAAGCTCCAATTGCAGTTTAA
- a CDS encoding ABC transporter substrate-binding protein, which produces MKMRSGPHRLLATSMFLLLTTSAFAADLKIGVVSPMTGATATFGQENANGIKLAYEKMKKMAGGKKFDLIIEDDKSEAIESTNATRKLLSVDKVSVMIGAPTSSLALASAPIVQEAKIPYITPTATNAKVTMVGDYITRACFTDDFQGVVMAKFAVETLKKTKGLVLVENTSDYSKGLAKSFTEAFTKLGGKMASTEELTYAAKDTDFQSLLRKVKRANPDFVFVPGYYVEVGLLLKQARAQGINVPFLGGDGWDSPKLFEIAGEAVKGSYISNHFAPDDKSPVVQNFVKDYEKAYGSKPGSFAALGYDSLGIVADAIKRAKSTKPADIRAALVATKGYQGITGTITFDKDRNPTKSAVVLEATPSGYVFHSRVNP; this is translated from the coding sequence ATGAAAATGAGATCGGGCCCACACAGATTGTTGGCAACATCAATGTTCCTACTGCTTACGACTTCTGCCTTTGCTGCTGACCTTAAAATCGGGGTTGTTTCACCTATGACTGGTGCAACTGCTACTTTCGGCCAGGAAAATGCAAACGGTATTAAACTAGCTTACGAAAAAATGAAAAAAATGGCGGGCGGAAAAAAATTCGACCTGATCATTGAAGACGACAAGTCTGAAGCTATCGAGTCGACAAACGCGACAAGAAAACTTCTTTCTGTTGATAAAGTTTCTGTGATGATCGGAGCTCCAACTTCTTCTCTAGCACTAGCTTCTGCTCCAATCGTTCAAGAAGCAAAAATCCCATACATCACTCCGACAGCGACAAATGCTAAAGTAACGATGGTTGGTGACTATATTACACGCGCTTGTTTCACTGATGATTTCCAAGGTGTCGTTATGGCGAAATTCGCTGTTGAAACTCTGAAGAAAACAAAAGGTCTTGTGCTTGTTGAAAACACATCTGACTACTCTAAAGGTCTAGCGAAATCTTTCACTGAAGCTTTCACTAAGCTTGGTGGAAAAATGGCCTCGACAGAAGAGCTTACTTACGCGGCTAAAGACACAGACTTCCAGTCTCTTCTAAGAAAAGTAAAAAGAGCTAACCCAGACTTCGTATTCGTTCCAGGATACTACGTTGAAGTTGGTCTTCTTCTAAAACAAGCTCGCGCTCAAGGAATCAACGTTCCTTTCCTTGGTGGTGACGGTTGGGATTCACCAAAACTTTTTGAAATCGCTGGTGAAGCAGTTAAGGGATCATACATCTCTAACCACTTTGCTCCAGATGACAAGTCTCCAGTGGTGCAAAACTTCGTAAAAGATTACGAGAAAGCTTATGGTTCAAAACCAGGATCATTCGCTGCTCTTGGATACGACTCACTTGGAATCGTTGCTGATGCTATTAAGAGAGCAAAATCAACAAAACCTGCAGATATCCGCGCGGCCCTTGTAGCAACAAAAGGATATCAGGGAATTACTGGGACAATCACATTTGATAAAGACAGAAACCCGACGAAGTCTGCTGTCGTTCTTGAAGCGACACCTTCTGGTTATGTTTTCCACTCAAGAGTGAACCCATAA
- a CDS encoding ABC transporter ATP-binding protein: MSMLELKNINTYYGNIHAVKNISLSINQGEIVTILGSNGAGKTTTLHTISGLLKPQSGEIIFDGQKIDRVPAHRITALGLAQSPEGRQIFANLSIKENLDMGAYLRKDTAEIKKDLDFVYNLFPKLLERRNQLAQTLSGGEQQMLAIARAYMSKPKLLLLDEPSLGIAPILVGTIFKAITEINQLGMTILLVEQNANLALKISHRAYVLTNGEITLQGASSELLSNPEIKKAYLGS; this comes from the coding sequence ATGAGCATGTTAGAGCTAAAAAATATCAATACGTATTACGGCAATATCCACGCTGTAAAAAATATTTCTCTTTCTATCAATCAAGGCGAAATCGTCACGATTTTAGGAAGCAATGGTGCGGGGAAAACCACTACTCTGCACACGATTTCTGGACTCCTAAAACCGCAATCGGGCGAGATTATTTTTGACGGACAAAAAATCGACCGCGTCCCTGCTCATCGCATCACGGCTTTGGGGCTTGCTCAATCGCCAGAAGGCCGCCAGATTTTTGCCAATCTTTCCATCAAAGAAAACCTGGATATGGGCGCTTACTTGCGCAAAGACACAGCAGAGATCAAAAAAGATTTAGATTTTGTTTACAACCTCTTTCCTAAGCTTTTGGAGCGCAGAAACCAGCTGGCCCAAACTCTTTCCGGTGGAGAACAGCAAATGCTTGCGATTGCTCGTGCTTACATGAGTAAACCAAAGCTTCTTTTATTAGACGAGCCTTCACTCGGAATTGCGCCTATTCTTGTGGGAACTATTTTTAAGGCCATCACTGAGATTAATCAGCTGGGGATGACCATTTTGTTGGTTGAACAAAATGCCAATTTAGCGCTGAAGATATCTCACCGCGCTTATGTTCTTACCAATGGCGAAATCACTTTGCAGGGTGCTTCGAGTGAATTATTATCTAATCCTGAAATCAAGAAAGCCTACTTAGGAAGCTAA
- a CDS encoding ABC transporter ATP-binding protein, whose protein sequence is MSLLDVKNVTMRFGGLTAVKDVTFSVGTNDLVAVIGPNGAGKTTLFNTITGIYTPTEGSVTFDGQLVNAKKASAITDLGIARTFQNIRLFNNLTVIDNIKIARHTRINYSFFDGIFKTKKYREEEKKIEADSIELLKLFHLDDKKDYLAKNLPYGAQRKLEMARALATKPKLLLLDEPAAGMNPTETKELSNLIRFIREQFNISVILIEHDMNLVMQIAEKIHVLDYGNLIASGMPAEIQNNKKVIEAYLGADLEGV, encoded by the coding sequence ATGTCTCTTTTGGATGTTAAAAACGTAACGATGAGATTCGGCGGATTGACCGCAGTTAAAGATGTAACCTTTTCTGTTGGAACCAATGACCTTGTTGCTGTCATCGGGCCTAACGGCGCGGGAAAAACCACGCTCTTTAACACTATCACCGGAATCTATACTCCGACTGAAGGCTCAGTGACTTTTGACGGCCAACTGGTCAATGCAAAAAAAGCTTCGGCCATCACTGACTTGGGGATTGCCAGAACTTTTCAAAACATCAGGCTCTTTAATAACCTGACGGTGATCGACAATATCAAGATCGCCCGCCACACCAGAATCAACTACTCGTTCTTTGACGGGATTTTTAAAACGAAAAAATACCGTGAAGAAGAAAAGAAAATTGAAGCGGACTCAATTGAGCTGCTAAAACTTTTTCATCTCGATGATAAAAAAGATTACCTGGCCAAAAATTTACCTTACGGGGCCCAGAGAAAACTGGAAATGGCCCGCGCACTGGCGACTAAACCAAAGCTTCTTTTATTAGATGAGCCCGCGGCCGGAATGAACCCGACAGAGACTAAAGAGCTCTCTAACCTCATCCGCTTTATCCGCGAGCAATTTAACATTTCTGTTATTCTCATTGAGCACGATATGAATCTCGTCATGCAGATTGCTGAAAAAATCCACGTTCTCGATTACGGGAATCTCATTGCCAGTGGAATGCCGGCAGAAATTCAGAACAATAAAAAAGTTATCGAGGCCTACCTGGGTGCAGACCTGGAGGGTGTATGA
- a CDS encoding polyprenyl synthetase family protein, whose translation MINDFLEALPKEALEGSKNMDLQIRSVNAHGAIDAVLSQTVLRGGKRLRPLLTFLMAHLFRVDFKTVTPYARATELVHAASLSHDDVIDNATMRRGSPSINILASNKKAVLAGDYLLSSVIVDLTNAGNLELVREMSLVIKDLSEGEWLQLDLIDERNYTREVIREVAEKKTSSVMSYCSVAPAVLSGASKETVELCREFGRRLGLAFQLIDDTLDYSGDSLKDQELDLKNGIVNAVVYELLENNPELFARFKAGENLKDVVDGVAFKPYVEKISHEAHAHLAEAKNILDKLEVILKEKAEYKNNATDLKERINGLELIISFMALRQH comes from the coding sequence ATGATTAACGATTTTCTCGAGGCGCTCCCAAAAGAGGCCCTTGAGGGTTCAAAAAACATGGATTTGCAGATTCGCTCAGTGAATGCTCACGGGGCGATTGACGCTGTTCTATCTCAAACCGTTCTCAGAGGCGGAAAAAGACTTCGCCCGCTTTTAACTTTCCTTATGGCCCATTTGTTTAGAGTGGATTTCAAGACAGTTACCCCATATGCCAGGGCCACTGAGCTGGTTCACGCCGCATCACTTTCTCACGACGACGTTATTGATAATGCGACAATGAGAAGAGGAAGCCCTTCAATAAATATTCTTGCGAGCAATAAAAAAGCTGTTTTAGCTGGGGATTACCTCCTTTCTTCAGTCATTGTTGACCTGACGAATGCCGGGAATCTGGAGCTTGTGCGCGAAATGTCTCTGGTGATTAAAGATCTCTCAGAAGGTGAGTGGCTGCAACTGGATTTAATCGATGAGCGCAACTACACCCGCGAAGTCATCCGCGAAGTCGCTGAGAAAAAAACATCTTCGGTTATGAGTTACTGTTCAGTGGCACCGGCCGTTTTAAGTGGTGCTTCGAAAGAAACAGTTGAACTGTGCCGCGAGTTCGGAAGACGTTTAGGTTTAGCCTTCCAATTAATTGACGACACTCTTGATTACTCAGGAGATTCACTCAAAGATCAGGAGCTGGATTTAAAAAATGGCATCGTCAACGCCGTTGTTTATGAGTTACTTGAAAATAACCCGGAGTTGTTTGCTCGTTTCAAAGCGGGAGAAAACTTAAAAGATGTGGTTGATGGCGTAGCTTTTAAACCATACGTTGAAAAAATCTCTCACGAAGCTCATGCCCACCTGGCAGAGGCCAAAAATATTCTTGATAAACTTGAAGTGATTCTTAAAGAAAAAGCAGAGTACAAAAACAATGCGACTGACTTAAAAGAAAGAATCAATGGTCTTGAGCTAATCATTTCTTTCATGGCGCTAAGACAGCACTAG
- the ubiE gene encoding bifunctional demethylmenaquinone methyltransferase/2-methoxy-6-polyprenyl-1,4-benzoquinol methylase UbiE codes for MNTKTNPELGARKKESYKIFDEIAGTYDLLNHTLSMGIDIYWRKKMLKHLPKKDSINALDLATGTGDVPLTLVADPRVKKITGIDLSKGMVDIGIEKVKKKGLDKKIFLMLGDGVNIPSGDAAFDLTTISFGIRNFSDPQKSLHDIHRVLKKDGRVMIMEFSIPTNFIVRNVYFFYFRHLLPFIGNIVSKHKDAYTYLNKSVEDFPYGEEFLKLMRNAGFQDLKMIPLTFGIATLYIGDKK; via the coding sequence ATGAACACAAAAACGAATCCAGAACTTGGTGCGAGAAAGAAAGAGTCTTACAAAATTTTTGATGAAATTGCCGGGACCTACGACCTCTTAAACCACACCCTATCGATGGGAATTGATATTTACTGGCGCAAAAAGATGCTTAAACATCTGCCAAAAAAAGATTCCATCAATGCTCTGGACCTGGCGACAGGAACGGGAGATGTACCGCTGACTTTAGTGGCCGACCCAAGAGTTAAAAAAATTACAGGTATCGATCTTTCAAAAGGAATGGTCGACATCGGAATTGAAAAAGTTAAAAAGAAAGGCCTGGATAAAAAAATCTTCCTAATGCTTGGAGATGGAGTCAACATTCCTTCAGGTGATGCTGCTTTTGATTTAACAACCATCTCTTTTGGAATCAGAAACTTCTCTGACCCACAAAAATCCCTTCATGACATTCACCGCGTACTAAAAAAAGACGGACGCGTGATGATTATGGAATTTTCAATCCCCACAAACTTCATCGTAAGAAACGTTTACTTCTTCTACTTCAGACACCTGCTTCCGTTTATCGGGAACATCGTTTCTAAACACAAGGACGCCTATACATACTTAAATAAAAGTGTTGAAGACTTTCCTTATGGAGAAGAGTTCTTAAAACTTATGAGAAACGCTGGATTCCAGGATCTGAAAATGATCCCACTAACGTTTGGAATCGCGACTCTTTACATCGGTGATAAGAAGTAA
- the lysS gene encoding lysine--tRNA ligase, whose protein sequence is MSQALNDAVHWADLTADKLIRQEDKETYTLASGITPSGVVHFGNFREVMTTELVARGLKKRGKKVRFIFSWDDYDTFRKVPANLPKQEELAKYLFQPIVDTPDPFGEHKSYAAHHEASFEAQLKKMGIELEPIYQADQYRSGRYKDQIKLTLAKKDVIAGILNKWRSEPLPESWMPVSVYCEKCNRDKTTATKYDGVKMLSYRCDAEDCKHTGEIDLDTTSRAKLPWRMDWPMRWSVEKVDFEPGGKDHSSQGGSFTTAKDIVADVYGWKAPMYLQYDFVSIKGMGGKMSSSKGNLVTVNDVLDVYEPEMVRWIFASYKTNIDFGLSFDLDVIKNYEDFDRMERMAYDLEPGNEKKVAMAKRVYELSQIGERPATMPFQPAFRHLCNVLQINDLDVKRARGFYNNEIKNERDERRFQERAQRAAYWIENSAPEEFKFSLNKEPVKMDLTDKETAFLNDLNGYLKAEFNNISEDKALHEKMYEMIHAHELEPMAVFTLLYKKLISLEKGPKLAGFIRTIGLERVSRLLVP, encoded by the coding sequence ATGTCTCAAGCACTAAACGACGCTGTTCACTGGGCAGATCTTACGGCCGATAAACTTATCCGCCAGGAAGACAAAGAAACTTACACACTAGCATCAGGGATCACTCCTTCTGGTGTTGTTCACTTCGGGAACTTCCGCGAAGTAATGACAACTGAGCTTGTGGCCCGTGGATTAAAAAAGCGCGGAAAAAAAGTTCGCTTTATTTTCTCTTGGGATGACTACGATACTTTTAGAAAAGTTCCAGCAAACCTTCCAAAACAAGAGGAGCTGGCAAAATATTTATTCCAACCAATCGTTGATACTCCAGATCCATTCGGCGAGCACAAGTCATATGCTGCTCACCATGAAGCTTCGTTTGAAGCGCAGTTAAAGAAAATGGGAATTGAGCTTGAGCCGATTTACCAAGCGGATCAATACCGTTCTGGAAGATACAAAGACCAAATCAAACTCACACTTGCTAAAAAAGATGTCATCGCTGGCATCCTAAACAAGTGGAGATCAGAGCCGCTTCCAGAGTCATGGATGCCGGTTTCTGTGTACTGTGAAAAATGTAACAGAGATAAGACGACAGCAACAAAATACGACGGTGTAAAAATGCTTTCGTACCGTTGTGATGCTGAAGACTGCAAGCACACTGGAGAGATTGACCTCGACACAACATCGAGAGCAAAACTTCCATGGCGTATGGACTGGCCGATGCGTTGGTCTGTTGAAAAAGTAGACTTCGAGCCAGGTGGAAAAGACCACTCGTCTCAAGGTGGATCATTTACAACTGCTAAAGACATTGTTGCTGACGTTTACGGATGGAAAGCGCCAATGTATCTGCAATACGACTTCGTCTCTATTAAAGGGATGGGCGGAAAGATGTCATCTTCTAAAGGAAACCTGGTCACGGTTAATGACGTCCTTGACGTTTATGAGCCGGAGATGGTTCGCTGGATTTTTGCGTCTTATAAAACAAACATCGACTTCGGTCTATCGTTTGACTTAGACGTTATCAAAAACTACGAAGACTTCGATAGAATGGAGAGAATGGCCTACGATCTTGAGCCAGGTAACGAAAAAAAGGTCGCGATGGCAAAGAGAGTTTATGAACTTTCTCAAATTGGCGAGCGTCCGGCAACAATGCCTTTCCAGCCAGCGTTCCGTCACCTTTGTAACGTGCTTCAAATCAACGACCTTGATGTCAAACGCGCTCGCGGTTTCTACAATAACGAAATCAAAAATGAACGCGATGAAAGACGCTTCCAGGAGCGCGCTCAAAGAGCTGCTTACTGGATCGAAAATTCTGCTCCAGAAGAATTCAAATTCTCACTGAACAAAGAGCCAGTGAAGATGGATTTAACAGATAAAGAAACAGCGTTTTTAAACGACCTAAACGGCTATTTAAAAGCAGAATTCAATAACATCAGTGAAGATAAAGCTCTTCACGAAAAAATGTATGAAATGATCCATGCGCACGAATTAGAGCCAATGGCCGTCTTCACTCTTCTTTATAAGAAACTTATCTCTCTGGAGAAAGGTCCAAAGCTTGCGGGCTTCATCAGAACGATTGGTCTTGAGAGAGTCTCAAGATTACTGGTGCCATAA